Below is a window of Deltaproteobacteria bacterium DNA.
AGTCTTGTTCCGCAACTTCTTTGCATTTTGCACAGAAGTTTGCGGACGGTTTGAAGCATGATTCGGACCATTTGGTTGGCGGCCCTGCCGCCTCAAGGGTTATACCGCGTCGCGCGGACGTCGGGAAGACGAAAAATTTCAAAAATAAATTCCTTGTGCCGGGGATGGACCTCACAGAATTCCAGATCCATAAAGGTAATTTCGTTTTTGCAGGTGAGGGAAAAATCCTCGATTTTTTTGTTGCAGGCGTTCAGGATGTCGCTGATGGCCGACCGCGTCTCGCCGGTGGGGTCGCGAAACGAGATGCGCACCCTGGAGATGCGGCATTTCCCCATGATGAGGTATTCAAAATGTCCCACGCCGATAAGAAGCAGAAGAATCATGACCGAAACGGCGATACCGAACAAAATATACCCCGCCCCGACGGCGATGCCGATGCCGGCCACAACCCAGATGGTTGCCGCGGTGGTCAGCCCCATCACATGTCCCCGCGCCTGCATGATGGAGCCGGCGCCGATAAAGCCGAT
It encodes the following:
- a CDS encoding MgtC/SapB family protein — its product is MDTGIPFIWILKLLAAILCGAVIGIEREIHRKAAGLRTNILICFGSALYMLSGELIMRSTGMGNPDPTRIAGQIVTGIGFIGAGSIMQARGHVMGLTTAATIWVVAGIGIAVGAGYILFGIAVSVMILLLLIGVGHFEYLIMGKCRISRVRISFRDPTGETRSAISDILNACNKKIEDFSLTCKNEITFMDLEFCEVHPRHKEFIFEIFRLPDVRATRYNP